The genomic stretch GTCCATGGAAACGCCCCGGCGTTGCTTCCATGTCGGGCACCCAGCCACTGGACTTTTCCTTATGGCTGCCCAGACTGGGGAAGCTGTCGGTAAGTTGGGTCAGCCTCGCCGTGGCAATTGCGGCTATTTTCGCCATTTACTACCTGCTGTACCGATCTGAATGGGGATTGAAACTCCGTGCCGTGGGTGAAAACCCCAAGGCCGCGACGCTCTTTTCTCTTGGCCCCCGCCGACGCCTGTTGCAGGCTTTCATGATCTGTGGCGCATTTGCCGGATTGGCTGGTGCCGTGCAGGTTCTTGGCGTCTACCACCGACTGCTGCCCGCCATTTCATCCAACTACGGCTACACTGCCCTGTTGGTCGGCATGATGGCATCATTCAGGCTGCCGCTGGTACCGTTCATCTGTTTATTTTTTGCCATACTCAACGTCGGGTCCATCCAGTTGCCACTTCAGATGGGACTGGATTCTTCTCTCTCGGGCGTTATTCAGGGCATCATGGTCCTCTCGCTGTTCATCGTGCAAGGACTCCGACTCTGGCTCAAACAACGGAAGGAGGCTGACTAATGGAAACCTTTGGTTTGACCATTGCCGCCATTCTTCTGGCTGGCGCACCGCTGGTACTCGCAACGCTGGGTGAAACACTCACAGAGAAAGCCGGTATCATCAACCTGTCCCTTGACGGCTCGATCCTGCTGGCCGCAATGACCGCGTTCGCCATATCCACCACCTTTGACAACCCGTGGCTCGGTGTTGTCGGAGGCATGGCTGTTGGCGCAGGCATTGCCGGAGTGCTCGGCCTGATCGGCATCTACCTCGGCCAATCGCAGTTGGCTATCGGCTTTATCCTGACGCTCCTTTCCCGCGATCTGGCCTACTTTCTGGGCCACTCATTTTCGCGTCAGCCCGGACCGGACCTTGGTCTGTGGAACATCCCGGGGATAGGTCCAATCCCGCTTATGGGACCCATTTTCAGCTCGCAATCCCCTGTGGTCTACATCGCCCTGGCTACCATCTTCGGATGCTGGTGGTGGATGTATCGCACTGAGGGCGGCATGCGTCTGCGCGCCGTAGGTGAATCACCACGCGCCGCCTTTGGGCGAGGCATTCGTGTTCGACTGGTCCGTCTGTACTACTGTCTCGCAGGAGGCGCGCTGGTCGGTCTGGCCGGGGCTGCCTTCTCACTGGCCGTCAAACCGGGCTGGGGACGCCCTCAGGGCTGCGAGGGAGCGGGCTGGATCGCACTGGCCATCGTTATTTTCGGCGGCTGGCATCCGGTACGTGCAGCACTTGGTGCATTCTTCTTTGCCGGTTTGCAGATTTCCGGCATCTATCTACAGGAAATCTTCCCATCCATCCCCGCGCCCGTCTTTCAGGTCGCCCCCTTCCCCATGATGATCCTCACGCTCTTGGCCGTGAACATGGGAAGAATGGGCTGGATTCAGGATATAGTCCGACGCCATCCGTTCCTCAACAAGTTCACTGGAGCATGGTCCGTGGAAGCACCTGCCGCCCTCGGTCAGGACTTTGATCCCAAAAAGGGACTTTGATTCCAGAACCGAACTCGAACAACTCAAAAGCGCTGGCCCATATGCCAGCGCTTTTTTTGTGTCCATTACCCACCGCATCCTCCGGCCATAAACCCAACACATCTGATACGTCATAAAAAAAGGCCCCCGGAACCAACCGGGAGCCTTGAGTATCATATTTATCAGGTCGTTATGAATCGAGGTGGCAGCAGGCGTAACGGCCGGGAGCAATCTCGCGACGCAGGGGAACTTCCTCGCGACAGACGTCCATGACGTACGGACAGCGCGGGTGGAAGTGACAGCCTGACGGCGGATCGAGGGGGGACGGGATCTCACCCTCAAGAGCCGAGAACTCGACCGCACGCTTATCCAGTCGCGGCACTTCGGCAAGCAGCGCCTTGGTGTAGGGGTGGAACGGTGCGTCGAACAATTCATCGACCTTGGCAATTTCAACCAGTCGTCCCAGATACATGACAGCGATCCGATCGGATATGTGTTCCACAACACCGAGATCGTGAGAAATGAACAGGCACGTCAGGTTGTGCTTCTCGCGCAGGTCCATGAACAGGTTCAGAATCTGGGCCTGAATGGATACGTCCAGAGCAGCCACGGATTCGTCACAAACCAGACATTCCGGGTCCACGGCCATGGCGCGGGCGATACCGATGCGCTGGCGCTGACCGCCGGAGAACTGGTGCGGGTACCGATTCTTGTAGGACGGATCGAGTCCACACTGTTCCATGACGCCATCAAGATAGCCGTCCAATTCCTTGGCGGTAGTCAGGCCATGGTACAGCGGCGCTTCACCGATGATCGACTTGACGCGCTTTCTTGGGTTCAGGGAGGCGAACGGGTCCTGGAATATCATCTGAACGTTGATGGCATAGTCAAGATGCTCCTTGGGAGTCATCTCGGTCACGTTCTTGCCCTTGTAGTAAATGTTGCCGGATGACTGGGGAAGAATCCCGCAGACCATACGGCCAAGGGTCGACTTACCACAGCCGGACTCGCCAACCAGACCCACTACTTCGCCAAGCATGATGTCCAGATTGACACCATCGACAGCCTGAACGCGTTCACGGGTGATCTGTGCCCCCATCTTGCGGGCCAACTTGGCGGCAAAGTCCAGTTTCTTCTGAAATATCCGGCTGATCTCTTCACAGCGGATGAACGGAGTTTCATTCATATATTATTCCACCATCGTTTACGATTGTTTGCCGGGATGGAAGCAGCGATATTTTCGTCCGTCTTCCCTGACCGTAACCGGCGGTTCCTGAAGGCACACATCCGAAGAACGCGGACAGCGCATGCGGAACGGACACCCTTCCGGCAGGTTGATCAGCGAGGGAGTCATGCCCGGAATCTGATACAGCGGTTCACCGCGCCTGTTGCGGCTGGGAACCGACCCGATCAGCCCTTCCGTATACGGATGCTGCGGATCATCGAGCACATCCTGCACCGGACCTTCCTCAATGATGGTTCCGGCGTACATGACGGCCACACGATGGGCCAGACCGGCAATGACGGTCAGGTCATGGGTGATCCACATGAGCGCCATATCCGTCTTCTTGCAGAGCTTCTGCATCTCGGACAGGATCTGGGCCTGAATGGTCACATCAAGGGCGGTTGTCGGTTCATCGGCGATGATCAGATCCGGGTTGTTGAGCAGTCCGGTGGCAATGGCCACACGCTGCCGCATACCGCCGGAGAACTGATGCGGATACGCCTTGATGCGCTCTTCCGGGGACGGGATACCGACCATGGCCAGCGCCTCGATTGATCGCCTGCGCGCTTCGTCGCGGGAGACCTTCTCGTGGGCGCGGATTGCTTCGATCATCTGCGTATCGATTCGCAACACCGGATTGAGGGTCATCATGGGGTCCTGAAAGATCATGGCAACTTCGTTACCACGAAACGCACGCCACTCGGCCTCGGACTGGCCTACCAGCTCGCGCCCCTTGAACTTGATGGAACCGCCGGCAATCCTGCCGGGCTGGTCCACCAGCCCCATGATGGAGAAGCCGGTAACGGATTTGCCCGAGCCGGACTCACCGACAATGCCGATGACTTCACCTTTGTTGATGGTAAGGGATATATTGTTGACCGCTTTGACCACACCGGCACGGGTGTAGAAATTGGTCTGGAGATCCTTGATATCGAGAAGTGGTGCGCTCATCGTTTCAACCTCGGATTCAGAACGTCGCGCAACCGGTCACCCACAAGGTTGATGGTCACGATCAGAATAAGCAGGGCCAGACCGGGATAGACACTGATCCAGTAATACCCGGACTGAAGGAACTTGAAGCCGTTGGCGATCAACAGGCCTAGTGAGGGCTGTGTGATCGGCATACCCAGACCAAGGAAGGAAAGGGTCGCTTCCAGCGCAATGGCACCGGCGACTTTCACCGTGGAGATAACGATAAGCTCCGGCGTACAGTTGGGCAGGACATGACCGAACATGATCCGCCGCTGGGGCAGGGCCAGACATTTGGCCGCTTCCACGTACTCCTTGTTTCGCTCCACCAGCACGTTGCTTCGAATGGCGCGGGCGTAATAGGCCCACTGAACGATAACAAGGGCCAGGATGATCTTGTCGATCCCCTTTCCAAGAATCGCCAGCAGGATGAGCGCCACCAGAATGGCCGGGAAGCTCAACTGGAGGTCAACCGTTCGCATGATGAAGGCATCGGTTTTCCCACCCACATAGGCGGCCCACAGGCCGATTATCGCACCGACAACAAGGGCGATCACTGTACTCAATACGCCAACACCCAACGAAATGCGCAGTCCGTAAAGGATGGAGCTGAACATGTCGCGGCCCTGGCTGTCGGTACCCAGAATGTACGTGACCGACTCGTCAAATGACGAGCTGCCCGGTTCGAGCTTGGAATCCATGATGTCGATGGACATCAGGTCATAGGGATTCTGCGGGGATATATACGGTGCCAGCAGGGCCACAGAGATGACCGCCGCAAGGACGATCAATCCGATGGTCGCTACACGGCTCTCGAAAAACTCTTTGACGGCCTGCCAGAACAGGGATTCGGATTCTACTGCCATATTCCCCTCCTAGCGTTCGTCGCCGAGCCGTACTCTTGGATCAAGGATCGAGTAGAGTATGTCGACGATAAGGTTGATGAAAATGAACATGGTCACCGTAATGAGCAGGTAGGCCACGATGATGGGACGATCAAGGACACCGATGGAATCGATGACCAGCTTGCCCATGCCGGGCCAGGCGAAAATGGTCTCGGTAACAACCGCGAAAGCAATGAGGTTACCCAACTCCATACCAAGCACGGTGACGACCGGGATCATGATGTTCTTCATGACATGCAGCCCGATGATACGGGTGTTGGACAATCCCTTGGCTTTGGCGAATTTCACGTAGTCCATCTGGAGGTTTTCCTGAACACCTGCACGACTCAGCCGGATGGCCAGCGATGTCTTGAACAAGGCGAGGTTGGTGGCAGGAAGTATCAGATACGACAGCCCTTCCCACGACAGGAAACTGACCTGCATGCCGAGGAAGCTCGTGGTCTCGCCCCGTCCTCCTGACGGCAGCCATCCCAGATGAACCGAAAAGACGATGATCAGCATTAGGCCGACCCAGAAGGTAGGCAGCGAGAAGCCAAGAATCGAAAAGGACATGATATTGCGACCGATCCAGTTGTCATGCTGGATACCCGCGATCATGCCAAGCGGGATGCCCAGGAAGACAGCCATGAACATGGCGGTGAATGCCAGCTCAAGGGTGGCGGGCAGGCGGTCGAGAATAATCTGCAGGGCTGGTTCGTTGTAGACGAAGGAGTTGCCGAAATTCCCCTGCAGGGCCCCTTTCAGAAATACGAAATATTGTTCCCAGAGAGGCCGGTCCAGCCCCAGCTCCTTGACGGCGCGGGCATACTCGGCAGGCGAGGCGTCAGGGGCGATCAGGATGTCGATGGGGTTGCCGATGTAGAACACACCGACAAAAACCAATACCGACATGACCAAGAGTACCACTACGCTCTGGGATATGCGTCTAATTAAAAATGCTAGCATTATAATCCCTATACGGTTGTTCTGAATGTTCGCCACAGTTAAGCGGCGAGTCACTGAGAGAGTGACGACGATCCTGCGAAGAATTCGGATGAGGTGCGTGGAGACGCAGGCGTGGTCTTGTGAACAACCACTATCAGATGAAAATGAGGGGGCGCAAGACACGCCCCCTCATTGTTGATGGTCCGTAACGATTTATTGGGCCTTGATTTCGTGCGGCAGTGTGTAACCGTCGGTGCGACCGTTGTAGGTCAAGCCCTTCTTGGTGCCCCAAACGGAAACCTGGAAGTGAATGGGCACGATACCCAGATCGTTCATACCTGCTTCCACAGACTCGATCAGCAGCTCATTGTGCTTCTCGGGATCGACGGTGACCAGTGCTTCTTCGAGCTTCTGATCAACCACCGGGTTGGAGTAACGACCGCGGTTGGAAGAACCGAAGCCCTTCTCCTTGTCGTAGGTGTGCAGCAGGGAGCCGACACAGTTGGAGTGCTCACCGGTGTCAGTGGCCCAGCCAACCAGCATCAGGGAGAATTCCAGAGCGGAAGCCTTACCGAAGTACAAGGCCTTGGGCATGGTATTGACTTCGGTCTTGATGCCGACCTTGGTCAGCATCTGGGCGATGGCCTGAGCGATGTCGGCATCGTTGATGTAACGGTCATTGGGACCGTGGATGGTCAGACGGAAACCTTCGGGGTAGCCGGCTTCAGCGAGGAGAGCCTTGGCGCCCTTGGGATCGTACTGCTCGGGCTTCAGATTCGGGGAAGTGCCTTCATAGCCTTCGGGCAGCATCTGGGCTGCGGGGATAGCCAGGCCTTCCATGATGCGGGCGGCGATGGCTTCGCGGTTGATGGCCTTGGAGATGGCCTTGCGGACACGAACGTCCTTGAGCGGATTCTTGATCTTTTCGCCGTCATTGCCGAAAACCATCGGGGAATCATCACGATCGGAGTCCACGTGCAGGTAGATCAGGCGAGTGGAAGGAGACATGGAAACAGTGACGTTGTCTGCCTTCTTCAGGTGCTTGGTATCTGCCGGGGGAACAAAGTTGATCAGGTCCACGTCGCCGGACTTGAGGGCGGCAACACGGGTACCGTCGTTGGAAATGGGACGAACGGTGATCTTGGTCCACTCGGGCTTGTCACCCCAGTAGTTGTCGTTGCGTTCGTATACGAGCTTGTCACCGCGAGCCCAGTCCACCAGCTTGTAGGGACCGGTACCGATGGCGGCTACACCGGAGTTGAAGTCTTCAGTACCCTTTCCTTCGGTGGCTTTTTTGGAAACAATGTCCCGTCCTGAAATAGGTTGACACCCAGAGGACCTATTTATGGAAGACAAATCCAAACAGCGAGTTAGACGCACCCAACGCGATTACACGATGGCCTTTAAATTGTCGGTTGTGGCACAGGTGGAAAAGGGCGAGATGACGTACAAGCAGGCTCAGGCTCTTTATGGTATTCAAGGGCGAAGCACTGTGCTGAAGTGGCTCAGGAAGCACGGCACCCTTGATTGGAGCAAGTCCATGGTACATTCCCGAAAAGACCCAAAAGCCAGAGAAACACCGGTCCAGAAGATCAAACGGCTGGAGAAAGAGCTTGAGGAAGAAAAGATCAAGACCGCGCTTCTCAATAAAATGATTGAGATTTCCGACCGCGAGTTTGGGACTTCTATAAGAAAAAAGCTTACCCCCGAGCTGCACGAAGTCTTCAGAGAGAAAGACAAATAAGCTTGTCTGCTTGTTGCAGGCAGCTCGGGGTCAGTCGGCAGTCCGTGTATCAGGCTGAAAAGCGCCATGATGCACGGGAAGCCATGTATCAGGAGGCAAAGGCCATGGTCCTGAACGTGCGGACCAGGATGCCCCGCCTTGGGACTCGAAAGCTGTACCACCTGTTGAAGGACGCATTTTCCGCAAAGGGAATCAGGCTCGGACGTGATGGGTTGTTTTCCCTGCTGCGGCGAGAGCATATGCTCATCAAGCGACGGAAAAACTATACAAAGACAACCAACTCGAAGCATTGGCTAAAAAAGCATCCCAACTTGTTGAAAGATGTTCAACCGAGATGTCCTGAGCAGGTGTTCGTAAGCGACATTACCTACGTGAATACACGTGAGCAAACATGCTATCTGTCGCTGGTGACAGATGCATTCAGCCGGAAGATAATGGGATACAACGTGAGCCGGGATCTCAGTGCGGAAAGCACAACCAAAGCGCTGGACGCGGCAGTTGAAAACAAGCGAAGGAGGGTGAATACAATTCACCATTCAGATCGAGGACTCCAATACGCTTCTTCGGTCTACCAGAGAAAACTCCAGGAATCCGGCATGGTTCCTTCCATGACAGATGGCTATGACTGCTATCAAAATGCCTTGGCGGAACGGATGAATGGAATTCTGAAGCAAGAGTTCATGGTCACCAAATGCAACGACTTTGCAGAGCTCAATACCCTGGTGAGGGAATCCGTTGAGATATACAATTCACAACGGCCACATCTCAGCCTAGGAATGAGAACGCCAAACGATGTACACGAATCAGGCTGTGGGGCTAGCCCCACAGCCTGATTGAAACCTTCAAAAACCGTCAACCTATTTCAGGACGGCTCACAATAACGAAAGAAGCAAAGTTACGCGGGGTCAGCGGAGCCGGAGCTGCGGTGTGGATACGCACGGTCAGCGGGTCCACGATCTCGACTTTTTCCACTGCGGACACGGCGCCGGAGAAGGAGGACGGGGAATTGGGCACATTGGGAATGCGCTCAATGGTGTACTTCACGTCTTCAGCGGTGAACGGTGATCCATCATGGAACGTGACGCCTTCGCGGAGCTTGAACTCCCAAACAGTGTCGCTGACAGGCTCCCAGGAGACAGCAAGTCCGGGGTACAGTTTTTGGCGTGAATCCTGAAGGATAAGCTTGTCAAAGACGTACAAAGCCATCTGGTTGTTCTGGCTGACGTTGTGGAAGTGCGGGTCGAGCGAGGTCGGCTCACCTTTCAAACCGAGGGTCAGATCCTTGGCCATGGCCACGGAAGCCCCGAGCAGCAGACTTGCCAGAATAACGAAACTGATCAGAAGTCTTCTTTTCATAAAATTCTCCTTGTTGATTTCCAGAAAAAAGCACAAAAAAGTGTCACACAACCGTCAAAAAGGCAACTTTTTTAACATATAATGTCTCAAATGCTGTTTTTCCTGGATTAAATTTTGCCAATGCGCCAATTTCCCGTATCATGCGCGCACACGTCACTTTCAAAAAAGGAAACCCTGATGATCGATACCATAAAAACATACCTTACAGAACATGAATCAGAGATGTTCGCCCTTTTGGAACAAGTGGTGAATATAAACAGCCACAGCGCCAACCCGGAAGGGGTCAACGAGGTCGTGGATGTCCTTCAGGATGT from Pseudodesulfovibrio profundus encodes the following:
- a CDS encoding ABC transporter ATP-binding protein, with amino-acid sequence MNETPFIRCEEISRIFQKKLDFAAKLARKMGAQITRERVQAVDGVNLDIMLGEVVGLVGESGCGKSTLGRMVCGILPQSSGNIYYKGKNVTEMTPKEHLDYAINVQMIFQDPFASLNPRKRVKSIIGEAPLYHGLTTAKELDGYLDGVMEQCGLDPSYKNRYPHQFSGGQRQRIGIARAMAVDPECLVCDESVAALDVSIQAQILNLFMDLREKHNLTCLFISHDLGVVEHISDRIAVMYLGRLVEIAKVDELFDAPFHPYTKALLAEVPRLDKRAVEFSALEGEIPSPLDPPSGCHFHPRCPYVMDVCREEVPLRREIAPGRYACCHLDS
- a CDS encoding ABC transporter ATP-binding protein; translation: MSAPLLDIKDLQTNFYTRAGVVKAVNNISLTINKGEVIGIVGESGSGKSVTGFSIMGLVDQPGRIAGGSIKFKGRELVGQSEAEWRAFRGNEVAMIFQDPMMTLNPVLRIDTQMIEAIRAHEKVSRDEARRRSIEALAMVGIPSPEERIKAYPHQFSGGMRQRVAIATGLLNNPDLIIADEPTTALDVTIQAQILSEMQKLCKKTDMALMWITHDLTVIAGLAHRVAVMYAGTIIEEGPVQDVLDDPQHPYTEGLIGSVPSRNRRGEPLYQIPGMTPSLINLPEGCPFRMRCPRSSDVCLQEPPVTVREDGRKYRCFHPGKQS
- a CDS encoding ABC transporter permease, with the protein product MLAFLIRRISQSVVVLLVMSVLVFVGVFYIGNPIDILIAPDASPAEYARAVKELGLDRPLWEQYFVFLKGALQGNFGNSFVYNEPALQIILDRLPATLELAFTAMFMAVFLGIPLGMIAGIQHDNWIGRNIMSFSILGFSLPTFWVGLMLIIVFSVHLGWLPSGGRGETTSFLGMQVSFLSWEGLSYLILPATNLALFKTSLAIRLSRAGVQENLQMDYVKFAKAKGLSNTRIIGLHVMKNIMIPVVTVLGMELGNLIAFAVVTETIFAWPGMGKLVIDSIGVLDRPIIVAYLLITVTMFIFINLIVDILYSILDPRVRLGDER
- a CDS encoding ABC transporter substrate-binding protein, whose product is MSSINRSSGCQPISGRDIVSKKATEGKGTEDFNSGVAAIGTGPYKLVDWARGDKLVYERNDNYWGDKPEWTKITVRPISNDGTRVAALKSGDVDLINFVPPADTKHLKKADNVTVSMSPSTRLIYLHVDSDRDDSPMVFGNDGEKIKNPLKDVRVRKAISKAINREAIAARIMEGLAIPAAQMLPEGYEGTSPNLKPEQYDPKGAKALLAEAGYPEGFRLTIHGPNDRYINDADIAQAIAQMLTKVGIKTEVNTMPKALYFGKASALEFSLMLVGWATDTGEHSNCVGSLLHTYDKEKGFGSSNRGRYSNPVVDQKLEEALVTVDPEKHNELLIESVEAGMNDLGIVPIHFQVSVWGTKKGLTYNGRTDGYTLPHEIKAQ
- a CDS encoding IS3 family transposase (programmed frameshift) yields the protein MEDKSKQRVRRTQRDYTMAFKLSVVAQVEKGEMTYKQAQALYGIQGRSTVLKWLRKHGTLDWSKSMVHSRKDPKARETPVQKIKRLEKELEEEKIKTALLNKMIEISDREFGTSIRKKPYPRAARSLQRERQISLSACCRQLGVSRQSVYQAEKRHDAREAMYQEAKAMVLNVRTRMPRLGTRKLYHLLKDAFSAKGIRLGRDGLFSLLRREHMLIKRRKNYTKTTNSKHWLKKHPNLLKDVQPRCPEQVFVSDITYVNTREQTCYLSLVTDAFSRKIMGYNVSRDLSAESTTKALDAAVENKRRRVNTIHHSDRGLQYASSVYQRKLQESGMVPSMTDGYDCYQNALAERMNGILKQEFMVTKCNDFAELNTLVRESVEIYNSQRPHLSLGMRTPNDVHESGCGASPTA
- a CDS encoding ABC transporter substrate-binding protein, with protein sequence MKRRLLISFVILASLLLGASVAMAKDLTLGLKGEPTSLDPHFHNVSQNNQMALYVFDKLILQDSRQKLYPGLAVSWEPVSDTVWEFKLREGVTFHDGSPFTAEDVKYTIERIPNVPNSPSSFSGAVSAVEKVEIVDPLTVRIHTAAPAPLTPRNFASFVIVSRPEIG
- a CDS encoding ABC transporter permease, with protein sequence MAVESESLFWQAVKEFFESRVATIGLIVLAAVISVALLAPYISPQNPYDLMSIDIMDSKLEPGSSSFDESVTYILGTDSQGRDMFSSILYGLRISLGVGVLSTVIALVVGAIIGLWAAYVGGKTDAFIMRTVDLQLSFPAILVALILLAILGKGIDKIILALVIVQWAYYARAIRSNVLVERNKEYVEAAKCLALPQRRIMFGHVLPNCTPELIVISTVKVAGAIALEATLSFLGLGMPITQPSLGLLIANGFKFLQSGYYWISVYPGLALLILIVTINLVGDRLRDVLNPRLKR
- a CDS encoding ABC transporter permease; the protein is MIRESFLQQLGWLLAAVGLALVLTVLVTLPSGAPPLETIYVLFKGGVGSMSKIGRVLAGWVPLTLCAVGLLVPFTARLWNIGVEGQVVMGAIFCTAALRPFDNGGAMEIALAMGAAMLGGALWALLAGMLRVFGRVHEIFSGLGLNFVALGVTLWLIFGPWKRPGVASMSGTQPLDFSLWLPRLGKLSVSWVSLAVAIAAIFAIYYLLYRSEWGLKLRAVGENPKAATLFSLGPRRRLLQAFMICGAFAGLAGAVQVLGVYHRLLPAISSNYGYTALLVGMMASFRLPLVPFICLFFAILNVGSIQLPLQMGLDSSLSGVIQGIMVLSLFIVQGLRLWLKQRKEAD
- a CDS encoding ABC transporter permease — protein: METFGLTIAAILLAGAPLVLATLGETLTEKAGIINLSLDGSILLAAMTAFAISTTFDNPWLGVVGGMAVGAGIAGVLGLIGIYLGQSQLAIGFILTLLSRDLAYFLGHSFSRQPGPDLGLWNIPGIGPIPLMGPIFSSQSPVVYIALATIFGCWWWMYRTEGGMRLRAVGESPRAAFGRGIRVRLVRLYYCLAGGALVGLAGAAFSLAVKPGWGRPQGCEGAGWIALAIVIFGGWHPVRAALGAFFFAGLQISGIYLQEIFPSIPAPVFQVAPFPMMILTLLAVNMGRMGWIQDIVRRHPFLNKFTGAWSVEAPAALGQDFDPKKGL